CCGCTACGCGCTGCCCACCCAGTTGTTCTTCCTGTTCCAGCGGGTCAACCAGCTGCGCGACCTGGCCCAGCACGACCTGTTCTCGCAGGCGATGGTCGGCGACTTCCTGCTCGACAAGGACCCGCTGTTCGCGCGGCTCACGCTCGACGACGACGAGCTGAAGCTGTACCAGCAGATCTTCGACAGCCTGAGCCCGCAGGCGCCCACGCCCGACCTGGTCATCTACCTGCAGGCCCAGCCCGACACGCTGGTCGAGCGGGTGCAGAGGCGAGGCATCGCGATGGAGGCCGGCCTCTCCGAGCCCTACCTGCGCGCGCTGGCCGACACCTACAGCCGCTTCTTCTACCACTACGACGAGGCGCCGCTGCTGATCGTGAACACCGAGCACCTGAACCCGATCGAGCGCGACGAGGATTTCGCGATGCTGTTGCGCCAGGTCACCGAGTTGCGCGGACGGCGCAGCTTCTTCAGCATCGGCGAGTAGCGCGCCGCCTCACCAGCCCCGACCCGACCTAACCCGACCCGGTACCGTCACCGTCAACGCATGGAGTCTCCGCTCACACTGGTGCTGATCGCGCTGCTGATCCTGGCGAGCGCCTTCCTGTCGCTGTCCGAGATCGCGATGGCGGCGGCGCGCCGGCTGCGCCTGCAGCAACTCGCCGATGCCGGCGACCAGCGCGCCACGCGCGCCCTGGCGATCCAGCAACACCCGGGCAACTACTTCACCGTCGTGCAGATCGGCCAGAACATGGTGGCGATCCTCGGCGGCATCGTCGGCGAAGGCGCGCTCACGCCGTGGTTCGTGTCGCTGCTCGAGCACGTCGCCAGCCCGGCAGCGGCGGCCACGATCGGCTTCGTGGCCTCCTTCGCCACGGTGACTTCGCTGTTCGTGCTGTTCTCCGACCTGTTCCCGAAGCGGCTCGCGATGGTCAGCCCCGAGGCGCTGGTGCTGCGCGTGGTCGGGCCGATGCGATGGTGGATGTTCGTGCTGCGCCCCGCCGTGTGGGTCTTCGACGGACTGGCCAACTTCCTGATCCGCATCTTCCGCCTGCCCACCGAACGCGACGAGCGCGTGACCTCGGCCGACATCCTCGCCATGGCCGAAGCCAGCGCGCAGGCCGGCCTGCTGGCGGTGCAGGAGCAGCAGGTGATCGAGAACGTGTTCGAGCTCGACACCCGCACCGTGGAAAGCGCGATGACCGCGCGCGAGCGGATCGTCTACCTGCTGCTCGACGACAGCGACGAGCAGATCCGCAGCCGCATCGCCTCGGAGCCGCACTCCACCTACCTGGTCTGCGACCAGCACATCGACCAGGTGATCGGCTACGTGGACGCGCCCGACCTGTTCCAGCGCGTGCTGCAGAACGAGTCGATCTCGCTGAAGGACGAATCCGCCGGCGACCTGATCCGCAAGGTGCTGATCGTGCCCGACCGGCTCACGCTGTCCGAGGTGCTCGAGCAGTTCCGGCAGGCACACGAGGACTTCGCGGTCATCGTCAACGAGTACAGCCTGGTGGTGGGGATCATCACGCTGAACGACGTGATGAGCACGGTAATGGGCAGCCTGGTCGCCCCGGGTGACGAAGAGCAGATCGTGCGCCGCGACGACGGCTCCTGGCTGATGGACGGCCTGACGCCGATCGGCGACGTGGCCCGCGCGATCGACGCCGACGCCGCGCTGCTGCCCCACCGCGGCCAGTACGACACGCTTGCCGGCTTCCTGATGGTGATGCTGCGGCGAATCCCGCGCCGCACCGACACGCTCACCTGGGCCGGCCACCGCTTCGAGGTGATGGACGTCGACGGCTACAAGATCGACCAGGTGATGGTCACGCAGGTAAACCAGGCCGCGCCGGATTGAGCCCCGTGCATGGATGCGAAGGCATGCATCGTGGTGCGGGTCGACGGGCATGTCGAAGGCAGCGAAAATAAAGGTATCCCTGTGCCCCCGCTTCCTGTACTATCCGTTTTGTAGATCTGTTCAAGACTGTATTTCTGTAAGTCTCCTCTGCACCGGCCGGGTTCTCCGGCAGGCTCGGTCGAAATTCCCAGCGGTGAGTTTCTTGGCGTTTCTGCACTGCGTCGGCATGTGCTTGCGCAACACTCATCAAAAGGAAATCGACATGACCGAGACCGGTATCGTCAAATGGTTCAACGAAAGCAAGGGCTTCGGCTTCATCACG
This genomic window from Zeimonas sediminis contains:
- a CDS encoding deoxynucleoside kinase, with the protein product MTDTPTFAPGASPDSASPFERFRHIVVEGPIGAGKTSLARKLAERFGAQPVLEEPAGNPFLERFYRDSRRYALPTQLFFLFQRVNQLRDLAQHDLFSQAMVGDFLLDKDPLFARLTLDDDELKLYQQIFDSLSPQAPTPDLVIYLQAQPDTLVERVQRRGIAMEAGLSEPYLRALADTYSRFFYHYDEAPLLIVNTEHLNPIERDEDFAMLLRQVTELRGRRSFFSIGE
- a CDS encoding hemolysin family protein produces the protein MESPLTLVLIALLILASAFLSLSEIAMAAARRLRLQQLADAGDQRATRALAIQQHPGNYFTVVQIGQNMVAILGGIVGEGALTPWFVSLLEHVASPAAAATIGFVASFATVTSLFVLFSDLFPKRLAMVSPEALVLRVVGPMRWWMFVLRPAVWVFDGLANFLIRIFRLPTERDERVTSADILAMAEASAQAGLLAVQEQQVIENVFELDTRTVESAMTARERIVYLLLDDSDEQIRSRIASEPHSTYLVCDQHIDQVIGYVDAPDLFQRVLQNESISLKDESAGDLIRKVLIVPDRLTLSEVLEQFRQAHEDFAVIVNEYSLVVGIITLNDVMSTVMGSLVAPGDEEQIVRRDDGSWLMDGLTPIGDVARAIDADAALLPHRGQYDTLAGFLMVMLRRIPRRTDTLTWAGHRFEVMDVDGYKIDQVMVTQVNQAAPD